In Chaetodon trifascialis isolate fChaTrf1 chromosome 4, fChaTrf1.hap1, whole genome shotgun sequence, one DNA window encodes the following:
- the pgm1 gene encoding phosphoglucomutase-1, whose translation MVKLTIVKTKPYTDQKPGTSGLRKRVTVFQQNQHYAENFIQSIISVIEPAERQAATLVVGGDGRFFMKDAIQLIVQIAAANGIGHLVIGQNGIMSTPAVSCVIRKLKAVGGIILTASHNPGGPNGDFGIKYNISSGGPAPEGITNKIFEISKNLQEYHICPELKADLSKIGKQTFEVDTFKPFTVEIVDSVEAYAEMLRGIFDFAALKELLSGASHINVRLDAMHGVVGPYVKKIVCEELGSPANSAVNCVPQEDFGGHHPDPNLTYAADLVNTMKGGEYDFGAAFDGDGDRNMVLGKHGFFVNPSDSVAVIAANITSIPYFQKTGVKGLARSMPTSGALDNVAKALQMQLYETPTGWKFFGNLMDAGKLSLCGEESFGTGSDHIREKDGLWAVLAWLSILATRKQSVEDIMKDHWQKFGRNFFTRYDYEEVDSDAANKMIKDLETAMFDPAFKGKKFSSGDKTYEVAVSDNFAYTDPVDGSVSKNQGLRIIFSDGSRIIFRLSGTGSAGATIRLYIDSYEKDPQKIYQDPQVMLAPLVDIALKVSQLQEKTGRTGPTVIT comes from the exons ATGGTGAAGCTCACTATAGTGAAGACCAAGCCGTACACGGACCAGAAACCCGGGACGAGCGGCCTGAGGAAGAGGGTGACGGTGTTTCAACAGAACCAGCACTATGCGGAAAACTTCATCCAGAGCATTATCTCTGTCATCGAGCCTGCCGAGCGCCAGGCTGCCACTCTGGTGGTGGGAGGGGACGGCAGGTTTTTCATGAAAGACGCCATTCAGTTGATCGTTCAAATCGCTGCAGCCAATGGG ATTGGCCATCTGGTGATTGGTCAGAATGGCATCATGTCCACCCCAGCAGTCTCCTGTGTGATCCGTAAATTAAAGGCAGTGGGTGGCATTATCCTCACAGCCAGCCACAACCCGGGAGGCCCTAATGGAGACTTCGGCATTAAGTACAACATCTCCAGTGGAG GACCGGCTCCAGAGGGCatcacaaacaaaatatttgaGATCAGCAAAAACCTGCAGGAGTATCACATCTGCCCGGAGCTGAAAGCGGATCTGTCCAAGATCGGCAAACAGACCTTTGAAGTAGACACATTCAAGCCCTTCACAG TGGAGATCGTGGACTCTGTGGAGGCCTACGCTGAGATGCTGAGGGGCATCTTTGACTTTGCTGCGCTGAAGGAGCTTCTGTCTGGAGCCAGTCACATTAACGTCCGGCTGGATGCTATGCACGGAG TGGTTGGTCCTTATGTGAAGAAGATCGTCTGTGAGGAGCTGGGTTCACCTGCCAACTCAGCCGTCAACTGTGTCCCCCAGGAGGACTTTGGCGGCCACCACCCTGACCCCAACTTGACCTACGCTGCCGACTTGGTCAACACCATGAAAGGAGGAGAATATGACTTTGGAGCCGCCTTTGATGGTGATGGT GACCGTAACATGGTGCTGGGGAAACATGGCTTTTTCGTCAACCCCTCAGACTCGGTGGCTGTCATCGCTGCCAACATTACcagcatcccttacttccaGAAGACTGGTGTGAAAGGACTGGCCCGCAGTATGCCCACCAGTGGAGCCCTGGACAA TGTGGCTAAAGCTCTGCAGATGCAGCTGTACGAGACTCCAACTGGCTGGAAGTTCTTTGGGAATCTGATGGATGCTGGCAAACTTTCACTGTGTGGAGAGGAGAGCTTCGGCACAG GCTCGGATCATATCCGTGAGAAGGACGGTCTGTGGGCAGTTCTTGCATGGTTGTCAATCTTAGCCACTAGGAAACAGAGCGTGGAGGACATCATGAAAGATCACTGGCAGAAGTTTGGCAGGAACTTCTTCACCAG GTATGACTATGAGGAGGTCGACTCAGATGCTGCCAACAAGATGATCAAGGATCTGGAGACAGCAATGTTCGACCCAGCCTTCAAAGGAAAGAAGTTCTCCTCTGGCGATAAGACTTACGAGGTGGCCGTCTCTGACAACTTTGCTTACACAGACCCTGTGGACGGAAGTGTGTCCAAAAACCAG gGCCTCAGGATCATCTTCTCTGATGGGTCCAGGATTATTTTCCGTCTCAGCGGTACAGGCAGCGCGGGAGCAACCATCAGGCTCTACATAGACAGCTACGAGAAGGACCCTCAGAAGATTTACCAGGACCCACAG GTGATGCTGGCCCCCCTGGTAGACATTGCCCTGAAGGTCTCTCAGCTCCAGGAGAAGACTGGACGCACTGGTCCCACTGTGATCACATGA